From a single Rhodomicrobium lacus genomic region:
- a CDS encoding nitrite/sulfite reductase, whose amino-acid sequence MYVYDEFDRTFIAERAAQFRDQVARRLSGEVTEDEFKPLRLMNGVYLQLHAYMLRIAIPYGTLSSTQLRKIAEIGRVYDRGYGHFTTRQNIQFNWIKLSDMPDVLVSLAEAGLHAIQTSGNCIRNITTDQWAGVAPGEIEDPRFWAEVLRQWSSLHPEFTYLPRKFKIAITASARDRAAIKVHDVGLRLVRNDAGEVGFEVLVGGGLGRSPFLGKLLRDFVPKEHIISYLEAILRTYNAHGRRDNIYKARIKILVHEIGVEKLKADVEKEWERIRDGYLKLDDAFLADIRSRFVYPAYETLEDEPAELQEALAADERFATWRANSVTPHKAQGYGIVTVSLKPVGKPPGDATSSQLDALADLADAYSAGEIRVGHEQNLVLPHVRQKDLFTLWRKLDAAGLATPNVNLISDSITCPGLDYCSLANARSIPIATAIAERFADLDRARSVGRLHLNISGCINACGHHHVGHIGILGVEKNDREFYQITLGGKADEDARFGDLLGPAIPYEEVVDTIERIVNRYLDLRTSENELFIDTVKRLGVEPFKEALHAVH is encoded by the coding sequence ATGTATGTTTACGACGAATTCGACCGCACGTTCATCGCGGAGCGTGCCGCCCAGTTCCGCGATCAGGTCGCGCGCCGCCTCTCAGGCGAAGTGACCGAAGACGAATTCAAGCCGCTTCGTCTCATGAACGGCGTCTATCTTCAGCTTCACGCCTACATGCTGCGCATCGCGATCCCTTACGGCACGCTTTCGTCGACCCAGCTCCGCAAGATCGCCGAAATCGGCCGCGTGTACGACAGGGGCTACGGCCATTTCACGACGCGCCAGAACATTCAGTTCAACTGGATCAAGCTTTCCGACATGCCGGACGTGCTCGTGAGCCTCGCCGAGGCCGGGCTGCACGCCATCCAGACGTCGGGCAATTGCATTCGCAACATCACGACCGACCAATGGGCGGGCGTCGCTCCCGGCGAGATAGAAGACCCGCGCTTCTGGGCCGAGGTTCTCCGGCAGTGGTCGTCCCTGCACCCGGAATTCACCTACCTGCCGCGCAAGTTCAAGATCGCGATCACGGCTTCGGCGCGCGACCGCGCGGCGATCAAGGTGCATGATGTGGGCCTGCGGTTGGTCCGCAACGATGCGGGCGAGGTGGGCTTCGAGGTGCTGGTCGGCGGCGGTCTCGGCCGCTCCCCCTTCCTCGGCAAGCTCCTGCGCGACTTCGTGCCGAAGGAGCACATCATCAGCTATCTCGAAGCGATCCTGCGCACGTACAACGCCCATGGCCGGCGCGACAACATCTACAAGGCGCGCATCAAGATCCTCGTTCACGAGATCGGCGTCGAGAAGCTGAAGGCCGATGTCGAAAAGGAATGGGAGCGCATTCGCGACGGCTATCTCAAGCTCGACGATGCGTTCCTCGCTGACATCCGCTCGCGCTTTGTGTACCCCGCCTATGAAACGCTCGAAGACGAGCCTGCGGAATTGCAAGAGGCGCTCGCCGCAGACGAGCGCTTCGCCACCTGGCGTGCGAACTCCGTCACGCCTCACAAGGCGCAAGGCTATGGCATCGTCACCGTCTCGCTGAAGCCCGTCGGCAAGCCGCCGGGGGACGCGACTTCCAGCCAGCTCGATGCGCTCGCGGACCTCGCCGACGCCTACAGCGCAGGCGAGATCCGCGTCGGCCACGAGCAGAACCTCGTGCTGCCGCATGTGCGCCAGAAGGACCTTTTCACCCTCTGGCGGAAGCTCGACGCGGCCGGCCTCGCGACGCCAAACGTAAACCTGATCTCGGACAGCATCACCTGCCCGGGGCTCGACTATTGCAGCCTTGCCAACGCGCGCTCGATCCCTATCGCCACGGCCATCGCGGAACGCTTTGCCGATCTCGACAGGGCGCGCTCGGTCGGACGTCTCCATCTGAACATCTCGGGCTGCATCAACGCATGCGGCCACCACCATGTCGGCCATATCGGCATTCTCGGCGTCGAGAAGAACGACCGTGAGTTCTACCAGATCACGCTCGGCGGCAAGGCGGACGAGGATGCGCGGTTCGGCGATCTGCTTGGCCCCGCAATTCCTTACGAGGAGGTGGTGGACACCATCGAGCGCATCGTGAACCGCTACCTCGACCTCCGGACGAGCGAAAACGAACTCTTCATCGATACAGTGAAACGCCTCGGCGTGGAGCCGTTCAAGGAGGCGCTTCATGCCGTACATTAA
- a CDS encoding DUF934 domain-containing protein: MPYIKKGEIADDPYVRLGGDEPVPTDVPVIVPLAWLLAQTPQSLEGRNVPLGVALPNDKPESLLEPYLSRLSLIALDFPIYRDGRAFTQARRLREAYGFTGEIRATGDVLRDQFLFMVRSGFDAFEVRKEHDAKAFAKAVNEFSGLYQPSQASDAHFRFRFAPPFSSSRNQDGSDG; the protein is encoded by the coding sequence ATGCCGTACATTAAGAAGGGTGAGATCGCGGACGATCCCTATGTTCGTCTCGGTGGAGACGAACCGGTGCCGACCGACGTGCCCGTGATCGTCCCGCTTGCCTGGCTGCTCGCGCAGACTCCTCAATCGCTGGAAGGACGCAATGTACCGCTCGGCGTGGCGCTGCCGAACGACAAGCCGGAAAGCCTGCTCGAACCGTATCTTTCCCGCCTTTCCCTGATTGCGCTGGACTTTCCGATCTACCGCGACGGCCGCGCCTTCACTCAGGCAAGGCGGCTGCGCGAGGCATACGGTTTCACAGGCGAGATCCGCGCCACGGGCGACGTCCTGCGTGACCAGTTCCTTTTCATGGTGCGTTCCGGCTTCGACGCGTTTGAAGTCAGGAAGGAACACGACGCTAAGGCCTTCGCGAAGGCGGTGAACGAGTTTTCGGGCCTTTACCAGCCTTCTCAAGCAAGCGATGCCCATTTCAGGTTCCGCTTCGCTCCGCCTTTTTCTTCGTCAAGGAACCAGGATGGAAGCGATGGGTGA
- a CDS encoding sulfate ABC transporter substrate-binding protein, which translates to MLRRTVLALAAATLIGAPAYAIDTLLNVSYDPTRELYAEFNKAFVEKWKAEKGETLNIKASHGGSGKQARAVIDGIEADVVTLALAYDIDEIAEKGILDKEWQKKYPDNSSPYTSTIVFLVRKGNPKGIKDWDDLVKPGVSIITPNPKTSGGARWNYLAAWGYALKKYGSEEKAKEFVTQIFKQVPVLDTGARGSTVTFVQRNQGDVLLAWENEAYLSVKEFGDDKFEIVTPSVSILAEPPVAIVDSVVDRRGSRAVADAYLKALYAPEGQEIAAKNFYRPRSKEVADKYADKFSKVALFTIDDVFGGWTKAQKTHFGDGGVFDQIYGK; encoded by the coding sequence ATGCTCAGACGGACCGTTCTGGCACTGGCAGCGGCTACGCTGATCGGCGCCCCCGCCTACGCCATCGATACCCTTCTCAACGTTTCCTACGATCCCACGCGCGAACTCTATGCAGAATTCAACAAGGCTTTCGTCGAAAAATGGAAGGCGGAAAAGGGCGAAACGCTTAACATCAAGGCGAGCCATGGCGGCTCGGGCAAGCAGGCGCGCGCCGTCATCGACGGCATCGAGGCAGACGTCGTGACGCTCGCCCTCGCCTACGACATCGACGAAATCGCCGAGAAGGGCATTCTCGACAAGGAATGGCAGAAGAAATACCCGGACAACTCTTCGCCCTACACGTCGACGATCGTCTTCCTCGTCCGCAAGGGCAACCCCAAGGGCATCAAGGACTGGGACGACCTCGTGAAGCCCGGCGTGTCGATCATCACCCCGAACCCCAAGACGTCCGGCGGCGCGCGCTGGAACTACCTCGCGGCCTGGGGATACGCGCTGAAGAAATACGGCTCGGAAGAGAAGGCCAAGGAATTCGTCACGCAGATCTTCAAGCAGGTGCCCGTGCTCGACACCGGCGCGCGCGGCTCGACCGTGACCTTCGTCCAGCGCAATCAGGGCGACGTGCTCCTTGCGTGGGAAAACGAGGCGTATCTTTCGGTTAAGGAGTTCGGCGACGACAAGTTCGAGATCGTGACGCCGTCCGTCTCGATCCTCGCCGAACCGCCTGTCGCCATCGTCGACTCGGTCGTCGACCGGCGCGGTTCGCGGGCAGTCGCCGATGCCTACCTGAAGGCGCTCTACGCTCCGGAAGGCCAGGAAATCGCAGCGAAAAACTTCTACCGTCCGCGTTCGAAGGAAGTGGCCGACAAATACGCTGACAAATTCTCGAAGGTCGCGCTCTTCACCATCGACGACGTGTTCGGCGGCTGGACGAAAGCCCAGAAGACCCACTTCGGCGATGGCGGCGTCTTCGATCAGATTTACGGCAAGTAA
- the cysT gene encoding sulfate ABC transporter permease subunit CysT — protein sequence MSSLSTRLRFREPSVIPGFGLTFGLTLTWLSVIVLIPLAAMILYATRVGFDQFIAILTAARTLNALKLSFGIAFAAAIFNVIFGLIVAWVLTRYEFPGRRIADAIVDIPFALPTAVAGIALATLYSPNGWIGQFLAPLGIQVTFTPLGILVALIFVGIPFVVRTVQPVLKDLDPELEFAAATLGATRWQVIRKVIAPTLLPSILTGFALAFARAVGEYGSVIFIAGNLPNVSEIAPLLIVIRLEEFRYADATAIAVIMLFVAFIMLLVINRLQRWTETRS from the coding sequence TTGTCCTCCTTATCGACCAGATTGCGCTTTCGGGAACCGAGCGTCATCCCAGGCTTTGGGCTGACGTTCGGCCTCACCCTTACCTGGCTTTCGGTGATCGTTCTGATCCCGCTCGCGGCCATGATCCTTTACGCCACGCGTGTGGGCTTCGACCAGTTCATCGCCATCCTCACGGCCGCGCGCACGCTGAACGCGCTCAAGCTTTCGTTCGGCATCGCCTTCGCGGCGGCGATCTTCAACGTGATCTTCGGCCTGATCGTCGCCTGGGTGCTGACACGCTATGAATTCCCGGGCCGGCGTATCGCCGACGCCATCGTCGATATTCCCTTTGCGTTGCCCACCGCCGTTGCGGGTATCGCGCTCGCCACGCTGTATTCTCCCAATGGCTGGATCGGTCAGTTTCTCGCTCCGCTCGGCATTCAGGTGACATTCACGCCGCTTGGCATTCTGGTGGCGCTGATCTTCGTCGGCATCCCCTTCGTGGTGCGGACGGTGCAGCCGGTGCTGAAGGATCTCGACCCAGAGCTTGAATTCGCGGCGGCGACACTCGGGGCGACCCGCTGGCAGGTCATCCGGAAGGTGATCGCGCCGACGCTGCTGCCTTCGATCCTGACCGGTTTCGCTCTCGCCTTCGCCCGCGCGGTCGGCGAATACGGCTCGGTCATCTTCATCGCCGGCAATCTGCCCAATGTCTCGGAAATCGCGCCGCTCCTCATTGTCATACGTCTTGAGGAATTCCGCTATGCCGATGCAACAGCGATCGCGGTCATCATGCTCTTCGTCGCTTTCATCATGCTTCTCGTAATCAATCGGCTTCAGCGTTGGACAGAGACGAGGAGCTAG
- the cysW gene encoding sulfate ABC transporter permease subunit CysW, with protein sequence MTLVDATTNREAGFGGAEESSGRAERSFPTQAPRGVRANTESLPLRILLTLVAVGFLTLFIVVPLTAVFVQAFSKGWFAYFSALTDPDAISAIRLTILVAAASVAVNLFFGVIAAWTITKYRFPGKTLLVTLIDLPFSISPVVSGLVFVLLFGLQGFFGHWLQDNGIKILFAFPAILLATIFVTFPFVARELIPLMQEQGTSEEEAALSLGATGFTTFLRVTLPNIKWGLLYGILLCNARAMGEFGAVSVVSGHIRGETNTMPLHIEILYNEYQLTAAFAVASLLALLALVTLVLKGVLESKLERKR encoded by the coding sequence ATGACACTCGTTGACGCAACCACCAACCGGGAGGCTGGCTTCGGCGGCGCGGAAGAAAGCTCCGGACGCGCGGAACGAAGCTTCCCGACCCAGGCGCCGAGAGGCGTCAGGGCGAACACGGAGTCGCTTCCGCTCCGCATCCTCCTGACACTCGTCGCGGTCGGATTTCTCACCCTGTTCATCGTGGTGCCCCTGACGGCCGTCTTCGTTCAGGCATTTTCCAAGGGATGGTTCGCCTACTTCTCGGCCCTCACCGACCCGGATGCCATCTCGGCCATCCGCCTTACCATCCTCGTCGCAGCCGCGTCGGTCGCGGTTAACCTCTTCTTCGGTGTCATCGCGGCATGGACGATCACGAAATACCGCTTCCCCGGCAAGACGCTGCTCGTAACACTGATCGACCTGCCCTTCTCGATTTCGCCGGTCGTGTCCGGTCTCGTGTTCGTGCTGCTGTTCGGCCTGCAGGGTTTCTTCGGGCATTGGCTGCAGGATAACGGCATCAAGATCCTGTTCGCGTTCCCCGCGATCCTGCTCGCAACGATCTTCGTGACATTCCCCTTCGTGGCGCGCGAACTGATCCCGCTCATGCAGGAACAGGGCACGAGCGAGGAGGAGGCCGCGCTCTCGCTCGGCGCGACGGGCTTTACAACCTTCCTCCGGGTGACGCTTCCGAATATCAAGTGGGGGCTGCTCTACGGCATTCTCCTTTGCAACGCGCGCGCGATGGGCGAATTCGGTGCGGTGTCGGTCGTCTCGGGCCATATCCGCGGCGAAACCAATACAATGCCGCTGCATATTGAAATCTTGTATAATGAATACCAGCTCACGGCGGCTTTCGCGGTGGCGTCCCTGCTCGCGCTTCTCGCGCTGGTGACGCTGGTGCTGAAAGGCGTGCTGGAAAGCAAACTGGAGCGCAAAAGATGA